In Sulfitobacter sp. W027, a single window of DNA contains:
- a CDS encoding Hsp20 family protein, translating into MTKLTLASYPHMLGFEQLERVLERSAKAGNEGYPPFNIEQTSDYSYRITLAVAGFSEQDLSITVEDRQLVIRGRQSDDGEDRVFLHRGIAARQFQRSFVLADGVDVGEAVMENGLLHVDLTRAKPETVVQTIKIKKG; encoded by the coding sequence GACGAAACTAACGCTTGCCTCTTACCCTCACATGCTGGGGTTTGAACAATTGGAACGGGTGCTGGAACGCAGCGCCAAGGCCGGAAACGAAGGTTATCCGCCGTTCAACATCGAGCAGACCTCTGATTACAGCTACCGGATCACACTGGCGGTTGCGGGTTTTTCGGAACAGGATCTCTCGATAACCGTTGAGGATAGACAGCTCGTGATCCGTGGGCGTCAGTCTGACGATGGCGAAGACCGGGTGTTCTTGCACCGTGGGATCGCTGCGCGACAGTTTCAGCGCTCGTTCGTACTGGCCGATGGGGTCGATGTGGGCGAAGCCGTTATGGAGAATGGTCTGCTGCATGTCGACCTGACCCGCGCCAAGCCTGAAACGGTGGTTCAAACCATCAAGATCAAGAAGGGGTAA
- a CDS encoding DUF1150 domain-containing protein, whose product MQDAITHGNDRMVYVKTIAVADLPREVRDQAEGLELLYAVHDAEGQQLALVGDQKLAFSLAREHDYRPVLVH is encoded by the coding sequence ATGCAAGACGCAATCACCCACGGGAACGACCGTATGGTCTATGTCAAAACGATTGCTGTCGCGGATCTGCCGCGCGAAGTCCGCGATCAGGCGGAGGGACTGGAGCTCCTCTACGCGGTCCATGACGCAGAAGGACAGCAATTGGCGCTGGTTGGCGATCAGAAGCTGGCTTTCTCACTGGCCCGTGAGCATGACTACCGTCCGGTTCTGGTGCATTGA
- a CDS encoding PhzF family phenazine biosynthesis protein, whose translation MDFDFDWVDAFTDQIFGGNGCAVVHGGAGLSDTLCMAYVRETSLVECTFTGPSEVADFKVKYYLASREIPFAGHPTIATVAALRHRGLIGEGPLRLETGAGVVDVDVRGAQIVMTQIAPVFGVEVPVDLVARVGGVAASDIIGQPQVVSTGLPFCITVLRSRAALEALKLNPVALAEYNAHLGQGSDMMEPFWVTLDGATAVGDTYSRLLLAPPSPAEDPFTGSATGAMAAYLWARGLIDNPAFMAEQGHLMGRPGRAEVEVLGPRDAITGVRVAGQGRVVMSGQVFMPETA comes from the coding sequence ATGGATTTCGATTTCGACTGGGTGGATGCTTTCACCGATCAGATCTTTGGCGGCAACGGTTGTGCCGTGGTGCATGGCGGGGCGGGGCTATCTGACACGCTTTGCATGGCCTATGTGCGCGAAACGTCCCTCGTGGAGTGCACTTTTACTGGCCCGTCCGAGGTCGCTGACTTCAAGGTGAAATACTACCTCGCCAGCCGCGAAATTCCTTTTGCGGGTCACCCGACAATTGCCACCGTCGCGGCCTTGCGCCATCGCGGATTGATCGGCGAAGGGCCGCTGCGCTTGGAGACGGGGGCGGGCGTCGTCGACGTTGATGTGCGCGGCGCGCAGATCGTCATGACGCAGATCGCGCCGGTTTTCGGGGTGGAGGTGCCTGTCGATCTTGTGGCTCGGGTGGGCGGAGTCGCGGCCAGCGATATCATTGGCCAACCACAGGTGGTCTCCACCGGATTGCCCTTCTGTATCACCGTCCTGCGCAGTCGTGCGGCGCTGGAGGCGTTGAAGCTCAATCCTGTTGCCCTTGCAGAATACAACGCCCATCTGGGGCAAGGCAGCGATATGATGGAGCCTTTTTGGGTAACTCTCGACGGCGCAACCGCTGTCGGCGATACCTATTCACGTTTGTTACTGGCCCCGCCCAGCCCCGCAGAAGACCCTTTCACCGGATCAGCGACAGGTGCGATGGCGGCCTATCTCTGGGCGCGGGGATTGATCGACAATCCGGCCTTCATGGCCGAGCAAGGGCACCTCATGGGCCGTCCGGGACGGGCGGAGGTTGAGGTGCTTGGGCCCCGCGACGCGATCACAGGTGTGCGTGTGGCGGGGCAGGGGCGCGTGGTGATGTCGGGCCAAGTCTTTATGCCTGAAACGGCCTGA